The region ctctccccccccccctctctctctcgctcgctttctctcactctcgcgatgagaaatctattgtttcccttgcgacatttttcagaggtatgcacgtgTAGTTGTCGATGTTTCcttttccgtatatggttatagtggggtatttatttgcaatccggatcgccgccggtatgaaaaaaaatggatcttgcgctataaattataagtttgcttccataacaatattttaaaaatatttaacaggtaaaattaatatcatatttagattccacacatttttctaataaaattttatatataatatgttaaaatcgaaattACGCTTTAAAAGATAcatataatttagaaaatcatttggtttgactcaaatatattttaAAAGAATATATTTCAAaagaatatttaaaaatacttaaaaggtgaaaataatctcatattcatattctacatatttttctactcaaatttcatatataacatgttcaaatcggagttacggtttaaaagatatgaatgattttaaaaagcatttgtttgacttaaatatgatccgcggatgaattacctaaaacatcaggagGATTTTTTTGACAAATGTAAAATaatggttcgggtgtgacttaaatccggacggcgggttgatttcaagaaaatacagagacttttgtgtaaaatacgaaaataacgcttcgttttaacttaaaacaggactgcgggttgaattcttagAAATAAAGAGACTTTTCTAAAAATATGCCATGACGAACAAAAGAAACCCAAtttactttattattaggtaaaaatTAGGGGTCATTTGTGGGCAGCATGAATGCTACCATAACAGGGCAGCACCTAAGCATATAGTAGGACGACTGGACGACACAAACTGATCATAACCGCTAGATAAAGAGTGACTCAGCACAACAAAATTTGATATTCCCAAATATCGCCTGCCTAGATTAAGAATCATCATACATATAGTTTGATGGTAGCGCCCTACCGAACTCGATAAGAAGCAAAGTATTTCTCCATTTCTTCTTGAAAGGAACACATCCGTTCATTTTGGCAATATATTCGATAGTGCATGACACTTGTAGAGAAATGAAGCTAGTGCATGACACTTGTACAGAACTATGCATACAGCACGCCTAGGCCTTTTTGAAGGTTAAAAAAGATCAGTTTCACACAGAAATTACTAACAATAGGTCTCAGCCGATGAACAAGACACTCAAGACTCGGCAACATCGCGCGAATTAATTTCATGGAGACCACAGCTTCTACTCACGCCCCTCGCCAAAAAAGAGGAAAGAAAAAAGCCTATACTCATGCTTGCAAGTGCAAGCATtgtcgtgcaataaaaaatacttcctccgtccggaaatacttgtcgtagaaatgactAAAAATGAATGTACTaacactaaaatacgtctagatacgtccattcctctgacaagtatttccggacggagagagTAATTATGTTGCTTATCTTAGCTATTGCGCTGCTGACAAAAAGAAAGCACAAGATTCCCTTGGTGGCTGTCATGaatttgtttatttatttttactaCATATAAATAGAAGCACAAAGAAACTGCTGACCAAACTAGTGACGTTGATAATCAATATGCAGTTCGTTTAGTGGGGAGTTTTGGCCCGTCTGGTTGCTTGTCAAGATAATGCCTTCCATCTGATTCCTGATGAAGAAATGGTCAGATTAGGGACCatgcattatactccctccgttcctaaatataagtctttatagagatttcactatgaactacatacggatgtatatagatgcattttaagtgtggattaatttattttgctccgtatgtagtccacctagtggaatatctacaaagacttacatttaggaacggagggagtacatatatacgtacaatatatacaaTGTGCAAACTGCAGCCTTGCGTCACGGTTGTGGAGTGGAGGCAGGTACTATATGCTATGCTTCTGTATACGATGGACGATTCGTCAAAATGGTCAAAGTaaagaggactcagatttcttaccaACCAGATCACCGGTCGTTAAAAGGGGTAACTGACGTTGACCTCTGACCTTTTTATCATTGCATGCAGATCCTTCTTGTGGTAAACTCGACTAGTTGAGTGAGGCATATAGCCTCCAAAACCCCTGAACCCTTCCTTATGTACTTCTCATGCCATTCTAATTTATGCACCTATTTAAAGGAATGGTTATCCTGAACAAAAGATTAATTAACAGAGCAACACTAAAAAAACTTAGCAAAGTTGATAATGTATATCAATGTTGGTCCAAGGGCTTCATATTTGAAATTGGAGCTATGATGCTTTATGTCGTTagataaaaaaacaaaataaaaaaatgttgGTCCAAGGGCTTCTTCTATTCGGCTCTGCGTGACTGCGTCCACAACCACATATAGCCCATCCTACAGGACGTTTGTTTTGCATAATCTTACATCCTTTATCAGGCATTCCTCTCAATCTAAATGTTGTTATGACACATCACCCGGGGTTTAGTTTTCTTGGGttacgaagctgccaagaagtttCCTCGTGGTTTAACCAAACACTTGGAATTTGAAAATACGACTTGATGATGTATACCGATGTTGGTCCAAGGTCTACTGTGAGCCTCATCAGAAACCTAAATCGACGCCTCAAGGCTGCAGCTGTACCTCATAAAATTGATTATAGAGCAATCAACACCACCTTATGAAAGTTCAGAACAACGCCGCAGGAGATCGTGTAAATTTGCTTCTTTGGTTATCTTATTAGTTTCTTCTTCTCGATGTTGTCACAGGGAAACAAGTAATGTCAATCTGCACCATCTAGGGCACATTTCTGTAGTTTCCTCGTCTACACATTTCTATTTTCAAAACTTGGTCAGTAGAATTAGACATGGCGGCGACAGTAGAGAGCCAGTTATGTACATCCATTGTTCCTCCTTGGTAATGTTTAGAGTTTGTTAGATCAGGTAAGAATCAGCTTCACCGTTTGCTATTACGTCGGCTTACACCGAACTGGTAGTCATCATCGAGGTCATCCATGTCAGAATCCATTTCATCGAGAATCGATTGGTTCAACTTCTTCCTGGACACCCTCCTGTGCTTTTTGAGTTGAAGGCGAGGCTCCGCTTGCTTCACACCCATCGTACCTGTTTTATACCTGAAGCAAGATGGGTATGTTTGCATTGTTAACACACACAAAGTTCAGCATCCATCAAAAAGAGTAGGTGCTTTGATACGCAGGAACTGATCTAAAGAAAGGATGCCAATCTGTCAAATATGACTCTATAGAGTAGATTATTATATATCTAGGCCACCATGTGCATGGGCCAATGAAACACTAACCCAAGAAAAAGTTCTAATAGAAAACCTTTATGAATAGGCATGGTACAATTACTTAACCTTTTCCAAAGCATTAAAGTAAGGCAGGCAGTGGAAATATAGCATGAGCTAGTCTTGATTCCCTAAATGGCTAGATATTTTTAGACAAAGTGCACCGAGGCTGGGGACAGTTGTAGCGAAATGAAGAAAGTAATTTGTATGGAACCTAAGAAAATTAAATAACCACATGATTCGGCACCAGAAAATTTCCAAATATAGGGATCATTTCTGTATGAATAAAAGCAACTGCTGTCACCACAATCATGGAAAGATCGGCATATGCTAAGCAGATCAGTGCTAAATAGGTAATCTAGGGCCTACTGCCATAAGGTAGATTCCATTCACCATAATGCATTTCACCTTGCCAAACTATGAAAAAACAGACCTGTCTTCCAAACATTTGGCTTTATTTTGTTGATAGCTTATAGCTTAGAGAATATTTGCTAGAAATCTTTTAAAAAACAGAAACCACAGTACTAGAAATAGAGAAGAAAAGGCATATGTATCTGGTGTTGGTGTGCATTAGTGATTCTCATAAAGGAAACGTTTACGGCTTACCTGACATCACCTTCTCTTTTAGTTCCAAATGTTCGTAACTGGAAGGATTCTCTGATTTTGATCTCATCAAGCAACTGCAGATAGTATGGATATCTTTCCCAGTCACCTTTGACAACACAGCCATGTTCACCAAGGTGAACACAGTCATTAAATAAGCACCCAGAGGACTCATTTTCTTCTAGCATCTTTCTTATCTGGATACAAAATCAATACCACAATTATGCAAATGTCATAACAAACTAAACTAGAACCATAACAGAGTCAACTTGCTCATGCACAGAAGCTGGAACTAAATAGAGCATCAAGTGAACAAACCTCAGGGAAAGTTTCTGCAAGACCCCTTTTGGTCACTTTCATCAGGCTAGGCTGGTTAAATCCAGGAGTATCAGCAAGAAAACCTCCATCAACTATCGGAAGTAATGAAACATGACGTGTGGTATGCTTTCCTTTGCCGCTTTTCTTGGACACAGTACCAACGCGTTGTTCACCAAACCATTTACTATTCTGGAAAACAATGTGCACAAGCAAGGGACTTCAGTGTCCACATCGATAAAGGTTTCTAACCGTGCTAAAGTTTACTGGAAAAAGGTTGAGAAACTTCGCAACGATGGGAAAAATGAATAAGAGCATGTCAAGCTATACGATATCTGAGGTACAAGGAAAAAAGACTACTGCATCCACATAAAGAAACAGACAACAATGCATCTCCTATTCTGCAAGGCAAACCAACTTGGGACCACATAAAAAATACATATTGAATTAGTCCTGAATACCATATCAGAGGCAACACATTAGTTCAGCAAATCCAATCAGCAATATCTCAATATCAAGCATAGCTAACATATTGAGTTTCTTTTTTAGATAAAGATACCATTACTCCTGATAAATTGATCCAACCTTAGTAACCAGCTGTGAGTTTATATCCGTAAATAAATATTCTGCCAACAAAAGGGGTTACATTTTAGAGGAAAACTAACAAAACAAGAAATTATGAAATTCTCAGAACAGATTATGTACGGCACTGAAAGGTTCAGAAATGGATGAGAGTATGAAGTAGGAAAATAATATCGCCGCATGTGTTTGGCTGATGAGATGGATCAATTAAGAAAGACAAGCCATGTGGAACAAGATGTGCCATTGGCAACCCGATCAGGCATGAGCCGGGCCATGCGGCTagggcaaaatgcaacaaaaagtAAGAACACGTGTGACTAAGTGAAATTATTGGTTAAACCTTTCGTTATATGAAACTGATGACGATATGCCTGGGGTTAAATGCAATTTGAAATTATATAACAGTCACCTGTTCAAGAAGTTGATGTATTGGATCTTCCTCTGAAATGTTTTGGTTGCATCTCAAGGCATTAATAAGACTGGACTTCCCAACACCGCTTGGACCAACAACTACAGTTGTCTGTCCTTCCAGCATCTCTTCAAGAGCAGATAATCCAGATCTCTGATCAACACTTAGAAAGAGTGGATCATAGCCCCAGCTCTTCAACCTGTCCCTCCAGTAGGAGATGATCTGCAGAAAACCGAGTTATAAATTATCAGCTCAACCAGACAAATATAAACTCAGGTAAAACCAAGACAATGTGAAACAAATACACTAAATAATAAACTGTGTGCAATTGCATATTCTAATTGCTCAAACTCACGCTTGGAACCATGTCTTTTATTTTTCTAGCTTCAAACCTTGAGGGTTTTTTAGTTTTTGTTCCGCTATATCTTCATAGTGGAACCCGATCCGTTCTTTGGATCGAATGGAAAGAAAATTGCTCAAACTCGCACCTCAGTGAGGGAAACCAAAAGTGTGAatgtatgatgtttatcttttacaaAACAATGATGCACATACGGTGGACATGTATCAAATGCCAGCTCTGCCATACTTTATATATTTAATTAAAAGATTAGCTAACTTGAATTTGAATGTTTGACCAATGACAGCACGGAGACTAGTGGCCATACATAATTGGTGTTTATCAAAAGGAGTGTGATCCCAAGGGTGTACCAATCAAATTCGTTGTGTGCTGTATGTACCAGGGAACTATGCCACACTAGCGTATTACTGTTTATCTGGCTATTCCTCAGGTGACCTCTTAGGCTGAATTAGGTCTTTGTTGAGAGGCAAATCCCTTTGATATAACTCAAATGGAATGCCTTTGTTTCATCCTATGAGTAAAAACATATCAATGTGTACATCCGAGCCCACAAGAGATTCGACTGTAGTGCTAAATCACCATCGTGCATGGCACACAAGAAGAACGCGAAAAGAAATATGTTTCTTAGATAAGCCGAGAGCGACATGAGCGGCATGTGCGATGGCCCAAGGTTCGTGGTAGTTCTGGGAGATATTAACGTAAAACACGGCCAAAACAAGCAACTCAAACTTTAAATTTTTTGAAAACAACTCAAACTTTAAATTGAAGAATGATGGGAAAGTTCTGTCCCACCGAGGATCTTATGCCCGACATCCACCTTAATGGGAGAGCCTACGCATGGTCAATGATCAAGAAAACACCACCCTTCGCAAGCTGGGCAGATTTTAGTCTCGGTCGAATGGCATAACTTGTTCTCAGGTCGTCCTCTACTGCTCTCGATGACACCAGAGTTCAAGAAAAGTACACACTTCCACTTTGAGTCCTTCTGGCTCACAACGGATGGTTTGGCTGAGAGGTCGTTGACAGCTCTGGGATCCAGTGGCCCTTGATCCCATCCTGAGACTCAACGCCAAGTTGAGGCTGCTGGAACGCGTGTAAAGTGGGAATTGGGATGCGTTAGCGAGCAGATTTTGCTGGCCAAGACGCTGATTCTCCTCCCGGACAAATATGGCAGTTTACCAAAATTGCTGGCATCAAAATAACTAAATAAGCACGACATTGTGGCATTTTTTAGCATCTCTACACTCCAAGTGGAAGAGGAATTGAAATCCTAAACTGGACTCATTTGGTCCACCTTCGCAAGCAAGCAACCTGATGCAGGGGAGGACAAAAGAGTATACAGACCCATAGTCATGCAATAAGACTCGCACCTCCTCCCTCGGATCTGTCCATCAATCAAGGAGCCTTCATCAAGAAATGTTCCATACATGACAATTTCATGCTGGTGTGGCAGACCGCCTGATCATTTCATCAACAACAAAAAAGATACCACCTTGTGAAGCTTGACATGGATCGAGCTTTTGACCCGGTTGCATGGCCCTTCCGGTTTGAAGTGTTAAGGCGCAAGGGTTTCGATGATCGATAGTGTGGCTGGCATGCTATCTACCACTCTTTCCACTGCATGAACACGCATTCTGCCTAACTGCTCTCCGGGTCCTAAATTCACTAGATGCCTTGGCCAAGGGAACACGCTTTCCCCGCTC is a window of Triticum dicoccoides isolate Atlit2015 ecotype Zavitan chromosome 2B, WEW_v2.0, whole genome shotgun sequence DNA encoding:
- the LOC119364083 gene encoding small ribosomal subunit biogenesis GTPase RsgA 1, mitochondrial-like, whose protein sequence is MPLLPPPSTATLPHLRLPLPLPQSLRLLHRASRHPRLLPAVAAASLPPPPPDALLPSQATGLVAASQANFMRVIVSSTAPGLEQHQGTDLLCVVRALLKKIRRRVLVGDRVLVGAVDWTDRRGMIEDVFERRSEVVDPPVANVDRLVVLFSLDQPQPEPATLTRFLVEAESTGIPFVLAFNKVELVDDQIISYWRDRLKSWGYDPLFLSVDQRSGLSALEEMLEGQTTVVVGPSGVGKSSLINALRCNQNISEEDPIHQLLEQNSKWFGEQRVGTVSKKSGKGKHTTRHVSLLPIVDGGFLADTPGFNQPSLMKVTKRGLAETFPEIRKMLEENESSGCLFNDCVHLGEHGCVVKGDWERYPYYLQLLDEIKIRESFQLRTFGTKREGDVRYKTGTMGVKQAEPRLQLKKHRRVSRKKLNQSILDEMDSDMDDLDDDYQFGVSRRNSKR